From a single Candidatus Neomarinimicrobiota bacterium genomic region:
- a CDS encoding NUDIX domain-containing protein has translation MEITRHFTATTFIVYQNKTLLHLHRSLKLWLPPGGHIDRDELPHIAAVREVKEETGLNVELIHGDLTIQSENAQEIPAPRHLLLENINPFHQHIDMIYFARAASFEVAPDAGESLELRWFSDKDLDGSEIENDIKILGKEAIGIISTL, from the coding sequence ATGGAAATTACGCGTCATTTTACAGCCACAACATTTATAGTATATCAAAATAAAACCCTCTTGCATCTGCACCGCAGCCTGAAATTGTGGTTGCCCCCCGGTGGTCATATTGATCGGGACGAATTACCTCACATAGCTGCTGTTCGAGAAGTAAAGGAAGAAACGGGTTTGAATGTTGAATTGATCCATGGTGATCTCACGATTCAGTCTGAGAACGCTCAGGAAATTCCGGCTCCTCGACACCTGTTGTTGGAAAACATCAACCCATTCCATCAGCACATCGATATGATCTATTTCGCCAGAGCAGCTTCGTTTGAAGTCGCCCCGGATGCAGGAGAAAGCCTGGAATTACGCTGGTTTTCGGACAAAGATCTGGATGGCAGTGAAATTGAAAACGACATCAAGATTCTGGGTAAAGAAGCGATTGGGATTATATCAACTCTTTAA
- a CDS encoding YfiR family protein, which produces MTILILPLLVIQSQRIHVNPETRMKAVFLMNFTQYISWTTLDTAKVFTIGVYGLDEILLPLKQLSRERRSGGQIVNVERVSRAEEIELCEILFVPFAQAESFHKLRPDIPPENILIVGESLGFASSDGAINFVKRDGKIKLEINRKALSDAKLSASSQLLKLAILVGEEEKLSRD; this is translated from the coding sequence ATGACTATCTTGATCTTACCCCTCCTGGTAATTCAGAGTCAGCGGATTCATGTTAATCCTGAAACCCGTATGAAAGCTGTTTTTCTGATGAATTTCACTCAATATATCAGCTGGACAACCCTGGATACTGCAAAGGTTTTCACCATTGGTGTGTATGGCTTGGATGAGATCCTGTTGCCTTTGAAACAGCTGTCGCGAGAGAGAAGATCTGGTGGTCAGATCGTCAATGTTGAGCGTGTTTCCAGGGCTGAAGAGATCGAATTATGTGAAATTTTATTTGTTCCTTTTGCTCAAGCGGAGTCTTTTCATAAGCTGCGTCCAGATATCCCGCCAGAAAACATTCTGATCGTTGGTGAATCATTGGGTTTTGCGTCCAGTGATGGAGCTATCAACTTTGTTAAGCGAGATGGGAAAATCAAGCTGGAGATCAATCGGAAAGCGTTGTCTGATGCCAAGCTGTCTGCCAGTTCTCAACTTTTAAAGCTCGCTATTCTTGTCGGAGAAGAGGAAAAATTAAGTCGTGATTAG
- a CDS encoding ATP-binding protein produces the protein MIRFSDLSIKVKLVSIQLFTTLFVLVFFVGIYLFTQYRQFEDTSFSRLSTLGEILGSNSVSALMFFDNEAAEDVLESLITQPDILNAAIYDHEGKLFATFDKPDVPAYPFSGITVEPRIVGEHFFLFTQKITFDNLTVGWITLRLDTSNRTTQLIEALWQSLFIFSIGLALASLMSIRIQKPISDSILSLAGITKKVRESGNYSLRVVRKSQDEIGTLVDNFNAMMEKISHNEKHLEDLVAERTMELETAKTKAEESDHLKSAFLASMSHELRTPLNSIIGFTGILLQKLAGPLTDEQKKQLSMVKGSASHLLDLINDVLDISKIESGRLQVYGEAFKIDLLVIMTASALRPFAEKKGLTLEYTIANDIPELHSDKRRLEQVLINLINNAIKFTDEGSIKIVCSRHGENLSIAVIDTGLGIKEADQVHIFQSFRQVDTGLDRVREGSGLGLAICKRLTALLGGTISVESQPGVGSTFTVILPFNLETCQ, from the coding sequence GTGATTAGGTTTAGTGATCTATCCATTAAAGTCAAACTTGTCTCAATTCAGCTTTTTACAACGTTGTTTGTTCTGGTCTTTTTTGTTGGCATTTATCTATTTACTCAATACCGACAGTTTGAAGATACTTCTTTCAGTCGTTTGTCCACCTTGGGAGAGATTCTTGGTTCTAATAGTGTTTCTGCGTTGATGTTCTTTGACAATGAGGCTGCTGAAGATGTTTTGGAGTCATTGATTACCCAACCAGATATTCTAAATGCTGCTATTTATGATCACGAGGGCAAACTCTTTGCAACCTTTGATAAGCCGGATGTTCCTGCCTATCCCTTTTCAGGGATAACCGTTGAGCCTCGTATAGTGGGGGAGCACTTCTTCCTTTTTACCCAAAAGATCACTTTTGATAATCTGACGGTTGGCTGGATCACCCTTAGGTTGGATACTTCCAATCGAACAACCCAGTTGATTGAAGCGCTCTGGCAATCCCTTTTTATTTTTTCTATTGGCCTGGCTCTTGCATCACTGATGTCGATCCGCATTCAAAAACCAATTTCTGATTCTATTCTGAGCCTGGCCGGCATCACCAAAAAAGTTCGTGAAAGTGGTAATTATTCACTTCGGGTTGTACGAAAATCTCAAGATGAGATCGGCACCCTGGTAGACAACTTTAACGCGATGATGGAAAAGATCTCACATAATGAAAAACATCTTGAAGATCTGGTTGCTGAGCGAACCATGGAACTTGAAACGGCAAAAACAAAGGCGGAAGAATCAGACCATCTAAAGTCAGCTTTTTTGGCTTCCATGTCCCATGAGTTAAGAACCCCTTTAAATTCAATTATCGGCTTTACTGGAATTTTATTGCAAAAATTGGCTGGACCGCTTACTGATGAACAGAAAAAGCAACTGAGTATGGTCAAGGGAAGCGCCTCCCATCTGCTTGACCTTATTAATGATGTGCTGGATATTTCAAAAATTGAGTCCGGTCGCCTGCAGGTTTATGGAGAGGCTTTCAAAATAGATCTCCTGGTTATTATGACAGCGAGTGCCTTACGACCCTTTGCTGAGAAAAAAGGACTCACACTGGAGTATACTATAGCAAACGATATTCCTGAATTACACAGCGATAAACGCCGTCTCGAGCAAGTTCTTATCAATCTGATAAATAATGCCATTAAATTTACTGATGAAGGCTCCATAAAAATTGTCTGTTCTCGCCACGGAGAAAATCTCTCCATTGCTGTTATCGATACTGGACTAGGCATAAAAGAAGCTGATCAAGTACACATTTTTCAGTCTTTTCGACAGGTTGATACCGGGCTGGATCGTGTTAGAGAAGGTTCTGGGCTAGGATTGGCGATCTGCAAAAGGTTGACTGCGCTGTTGGGTGGAACTATTTCTGTTGAGAGTCAACCAGGGGTTGGCAGTACATTTACCGTTATATTACCCTTTAATTTGGAGACATGCCAGTGA
- a CDS encoding response regulator — protein MSIRTLIIEDNENNMYLTSFLLRNSGHEVYQAFDGQKGVDQARDVIPDLILLDIQLPKMNGYDVALALRADPTLKNIPIVAITSYAMPGDKEKALEAGCNGYIKKPINPDTFIDEIESYLRKS, from the coding sequence GTGAGTATTCGGACACTTATTATCGAAGACAATGAGAACAATATGTATCTGACATCCTTTTTGTTAAGGAATAGTGGTCATGAGGTTTACCAGGCTTTTGATGGTCAAAAAGGTGTGGACCAAGCTCGTGATGTCATTCCGGACTTGATTCTTCTGGATATTCAGTTGCCAAAAATGAATGGATATGATGTTGCCCTGGCGCTGAGGGCTGACCCAACACTAAAAAACATACCCATTGTAGCCATTACCTCTTATGCCATGCCCGGTGACAAAGAAAAGGCACTTGAGGCTGGTTGTAATGGTTATATAAAAAAACCAATCAATCCGGACACTTTTATTGATGAGATCGAAAGCTATTTAAGGAAATCTTGA
- a CDS encoding response regulator, producing MKKILLVDDKPENLYFLDTLLSSNGFAVDRASNGEQALDLARNNPPDMIIADVLMPVMDGFELCHKIKTDTLLKNAAFIFYTASYLDKGDEELALSLGVDRYLLKPQEPEVLLRVFNEVFDEHDAGKKNGVIPFPQEKDYLKHHGESLVRMLEKKIDTLNKTQLKLKEEIVVRKNTEEKLSALLLENEILLKEVYHRAKNNMQVMVGLFDLQSRKMGDQSVESVFAEMGDRIYSMSFVHDLLFRSKSLNNLSFDWFITNFSRQIISLDETDNTKINLIFEIDPVLVNIRVLVPLGLVIYEILSNTLKHAFRKRVEGQIFIKASLNDDDALLLTISDDGVGLDPDIDLLKSETLGMYIIRSVVENQLFGTVQVASDTGLTYTIFLPDLLLKD from the coding sequence TTGAAGAAAATTTTGCTGGTTGATGACAAACCTGAAAATCTCTATTTTCTTGATACTCTTCTTTCCAGTAATGGCTTTGCTGTAGACCGTGCTTCAAACGGTGAACAGGCTCTTGATCTGGCCCGCAATAACCCACCTGATATGATCATTGCAGATGTGCTCATGCCAGTCATGGATGGTTTTGAGTTATGCCACAAAATTAAAACTGATACTTTATTAAAAAATGCCGCCTTTATCTTTTATACCGCCTCTTATCTTGATAAGGGTGATGAGGAGCTTGCTTTAAGCCTGGGGGTTGATCGTTACCTTTTAAAACCCCAGGAACCAGAAGTTTTACTTAGGGTTTTTAACGAGGTTTTTGATGAGCATGATGCGGGTAAAAAGAATGGTGTTATCCCTTTTCCACAAGAAAAGGATTATCTAAAACATCACGGTGAATCTCTGGTACGTATGTTGGAAAAAAAGATTGATACACTAAACAAAACTCAGCTAAAGCTGAAAGAAGAGATTGTTGTTCGCAAAAATACTGAAGAAAAACTTTCCGCGTTACTTCTTGAAAATGAAATCCTGTTAAAAGAAGTTTATCATCGGGCAAAAAACAACATGCAGGTTATGGTTGGCTTGTTTGATCTTCAATCAAGAAAAATGGGTGACCAGTCTGTTGAATCTGTTTTTGCCGAGATGGGTGACCGAATCTATAGCATGTCTTTTGTACACGATCTTCTTTTTCGTTCAAAAAGTCTGAATAATCTCAGCTTTGATTGGTTTATTACAAATTTTTCCCGTCAAATTATATCTCTGGATGAAACGGATAATACCAAGATTAATTTGATTTTTGAGATTGATCCCGTTCTGGTTAACATTCGGGTTCTTGTCCCGCTGGGTCTGGTCATTTATGAGATATTATCAAACACCCTAAAACATGCTTTCAGAAAGAGAGTTGAAGGACAAATCTTCATTAAGGCTTCTCTTAATGACGATGATGCTTTACTCTTAACAATTTCTGATGATGGTGTCGGTCTTGATCCTGATATTGACCTTTTAAAGAGCGAGACCCTTGGAATGTATATCATCCGTTCTGTTGTTGAGAACCAATTATTTGGAACCGTTCAAGTGGCTTCTGATACAGGCTTGACCTATACTATCTTCTTGCCAGATCTTCTCCTGAAGGATTAA
- a CDS encoding RluA family pseudouridine synthase: MDRSTVKRRSKRHQPRGLTILHEDDHLLVVDKVSGLLTISNARERDRTAYFALNNYVRKGNAKSRKRIYIVHRLDRDTSGVLIFAKSEQDKRFLQDKWSGFSKKYYAVIHGILPEKEGVLSSYLAENAVHRMYAVDDPKQGKQAKTGYRVIRESKHFSLVEIDLLTGRKNQIRVQFADIGCPVAGDKVYGDKTKGIKRLALHAGSMTVLHPKSKQQVIFKAELPVYFNYLLNR, from the coding sequence ATGGATCGGTCAACTGTTAAGCGGCGTTCAAAGCGACACCAACCCAGGGGTTTAACTATCCTTCATGAAGATGATCACCTTCTGGTTGTTGATAAAGTCAGTGGTCTCTTAACCATTAGTAACGCCAGGGAAAGAGACCGCACAGCCTATTTTGCTTTAAACAATTATGTCCGAAAAGGAAATGCAAAATCACGCAAGCGCATCTATATCGTTCATCGTCTTGACCGGGATACGTCTGGCGTGTTGATCTTTGCGAAAAGCGAGCAAGACAAGCGGTTTCTTCAAGATAAATGGTCAGGATTCTCCAAAAAGTACTATGCTGTGATACACGGTATTTTGCCAGAAAAGGAAGGAGTGCTTTCATCCTATCTGGCCGAGAATGCTGTGCATCGGATGTATGCTGTAGATGATCCAAAGCAAGGCAAGCAGGCAAAAACAGGCTACAGGGTGATCCGAGAAAGTAAACACTTCAGCCTGGTGGAAATTGACCTTTTAACGGGTCGCAAGAACCAGATCAGGGTTCAATTTGCAGATATAGGTTGTCCTGTGGCAGGTGATAAAGTTTATGGTGACAAAACAAAAGGCATAAAGCGCCTGGCTCTTCACGCGGGGAGCATGACCGTATTGCATCCAAAATCAAAACAACAGGTGATATTCAAAGCCGAATTACCAGTCTATTTTAATTATCTATTAAATCGGTAG